The Halobacterium sp. CBA1132 genome has a segment encoding these proteins:
- a CDS encoding HIT domain-containing protein, with the protein MDQVFAPWRIEWVERDDKNEDVDCVFCEYPQRGDDRENLVVARAEHALVMLNNYPYSPGHCMVIPREHTGDYTDLDDETLLDHARLKQATFDALEAAFSPDGFNAGLNLGGDAAGGSIDDHLHTHVVPRWSGDTNFMPVIGDTKVIVEALDESYDRLHEAFADHPAAVETEAGAPKLVFD; encoded by the coding sequence ATGGACCAGGTGTTCGCGCCGTGGCGCATCGAGTGGGTCGAACGCGACGACAAGAACGAGGACGTCGACTGCGTGTTCTGCGAGTACCCACAGCGCGGCGACGACCGGGAAAACCTCGTCGTCGCGCGCGCCGAACACGCGCTCGTGATGTTGAACAACTACCCGTACAGCCCCGGGCACTGCATGGTCATCCCCCGCGAGCACACGGGCGACTACACTGACCTCGACGACGAGACGCTGCTCGACCACGCTCGCCTCAAGCAGGCGACCTTCGACGCGCTCGAAGCGGCGTTCTCCCCGGACGGCTTCAACGCCGGCCTCAACCTCGGCGGCGACGCCGCCGGCGGCAGCATCGACGACCACCTCCACACGCACGTCGTGCCGCGGTGGAGCGGCGACACCAACTTCATGCCCGTTATCGGGGACACCAAGGTCATCGTCGAAGCCCTCGACGAGTCCTACGACCGCCTCCACGAGGCGTTCGCCGACCACCCCGCGGCCGTCGAGACGGAGGCCGGCGCGCCGAAGCTCGTTTTCGACTGA
- a CDS encoding translation initiation factor, protein MPEDDDFGGIDVPGMEDIARAEQELTVRVERRTYDKPVTVVEGFDPDATDVGDVATTLKKSLGAGGTAKETSVEVQGDHEDRVKDILEEEGFTVER, encoded by the coding sequence GTGCCAGAGGACGACGACTTCGGCGGCATCGACGTACCGGGAATGGAAGACATCGCGCGGGCCGAGCAGGAACTCACCGTTCGCGTCGAGCGGCGCACGTACGACAAGCCCGTGACCGTCGTGGAGGGGTTCGACCCCGACGCGACGGACGTCGGCGACGTGGCGACGACGCTGAAGAAGTCCCTCGGCGCGGGCGGCACGGCCAAGGAGACCAGCGTCGAGGTGCAGGGCGACCACGAGGACCGCGTGAAAGACATCCTCGAAGAAGAAGGCTTCACCGTCGAGCGGTAG
- a CDS encoding cation diffusion facilitator family transporter translates to MDRRRAVRRVGGVVLAANLALVAAKAVVWWTTGSIAVGSEAVNSLADVAYSLVVVGGLYLTTQPPDFEHPHGHERIEPFVSLFVAVGVLGAGAAVIWSAASSLLAGSYGRSAGLAGVVVLVGTAVGKYALYYYCLDVAERYRSPAIRATALDNRNDILTAGAALAGVLGSAAGYPILDPLAALVVALGILYTGYEIVRDNVNYLVGAAPSEELREEILERALAHPKVEGAHDVVAHYVGPEVDVSLHVEVEGEMTLHEAHDIETEIIESVREIPEVDDVFVHVDPKELGEWKDGGPA, encoded by the coding sequence ATGGACCGGAGACGCGCGGTCCGGCGGGTCGGCGGCGTCGTCCTCGCCGCGAACCTCGCCCTCGTCGCAGCGAAAGCCGTCGTCTGGTGGACGACCGGCAGTATCGCTGTCGGCTCCGAAGCCGTCAACAGCCTCGCGGACGTGGCGTACTCGCTGGTCGTCGTCGGCGGTCTCTACCTCACCACGCAGCCCCCGGACTTCGAACACCCGCACGGTCACGAGCGAATCGAGCCGTTCGTCTCGCTGTTCGTCGCCGTCGGCGTCCTCGGCGCCGGCGCCGCCGTCATCTGGTCGGCGGCGTCGTCGCTGCTCGCGGGGTCGTACGGCCGGAGCGCGGGCCTCGCGGGCGTCGTCGTGCTCGTCGGCACCGCCGTCGGGAAGTACGCACTCTACTACTACTGTCTGGACGTCGCCGAGCGCTACCGCTCGCCCGCGATTCGCGCGACCGCTCTCGACAACCGCAACGACATCCTCACCGCGGGCGCGGCGCTGGCTGGCGTCCTCGGCTCCGCCGCCGGCTACCCGATTCTGGACCCGCTGGCGGCGCTCGTCGTGGCGCTGGGCATCCTCTACACGGGCTACGAAATCGTCCGCGACAACGTCAACTACCTCGTCGGCGCCGCACCCTCCGAGGAGCTCCGCGAGGAGATTCTCGAACGCGCGCTCGCCCACCCCAAGGTGGAGGGCGCCCACGACGTCGTCGCCCACTACGTCGGCCCGGAGGTCGACGTCAGCCTCCACGTCGAAGTCGAGGGCGAGATGACCCTCCACGAGGCCCACGACATCGAGACCGAAATCATCGAGTCGGTGCGGGAGATTCCGGAGGTCGACGACGTGTTCGTCCACGTCGACCCGAAGGAACTCGGCGAGTGGAAGGACGGCGGCCCCGCGTAG
- a CDS encoding amidohydrolase yields the protein MTAAADLVLRNGEVHTLGDAEETYDALAVRDGRVVALANDYDIEFLVGTGTDVLDLDGGVVLPGFVDAHTHMETVGQYGVHADLRGASGPEEVTERLRARAAETDDEWVLGYGYDESAWDADDLRQSALDAVSDDRPVAAIREDMHTATVNAVALDEYGDEMPDSDVLGDGRLVEDAVEVVYEATEPDPAETESLLRAAQREANERGVTAVHDMVRQSHAPRAFRDLDLAGDLTVRVRLNYWSDHLDALLETGLRTNHGSELVEVGGVKTYTDGSLGGHTAKLSEPYANAPEETGQWVVDPDELESLVERADDAGLQVTAHAIGDEAIDAVLDAYEAANADALRHRIEHVELASDDAIERMSDLGVVASMQPNFLKWAGEDGLYENRLGTARREATNRFPAYLDAGVPLAFGSDCMPLDPLLGVHHAVNAPAETQSLSVTEALRAYTSGGAYAGFREDEQGAITKGALADLVVLDESPWENPESIRDIDVAATIVDGEVVHRAD from the coding sequence ATGACTGCGGCAGCCGACCTCGTGTTGCGGAACGGCGAGGTCCACACGCTCGGCGACGCCGAGGAGACGTACGACGCGCTGGCAGTCCGGGACGGCCGCGTCGTCGCGCTCGCCAACGACTACGACATCGAGTTTCTCGTCGGGACCGGAACGGACGTCCTCGACCTCGACGGCGGCGTCGTCCTCCCCGGGTTCGTGGACGCGCACACGCACATGGAGACCGTCGGCCAGTACGGCGTCCACGCCGACCTGCGCGGCGCGAGTGGCCCCGAAGAGGTCACCGAGCGCCTGCGAGCGCGCGCGGCGGAGACGGACGACGAGTGGGTGCTTGGGTACGGCTACGACGAGTCCGCGTGGGACGCCGACGACCTCCGCCAGTCTGCCCTCGACGCAGTGAGCGACGACCGGCCGGTGGCGGCCATCCGCGAGGACATGCACACCGCGACCGTGAACGCCGTCGCGCTCGACGAGTACGGCGACGAGATGCCCGACAGCGACGTGCTCGGGGACGGCCGCCTCGTGGAGGACGCCGTCGAAGTCGTCTACGAAGCGACCGAACCCGACCCCGCGGAGACGGAGTCGCTGCTGCGCGCGGCCCAGCGCGAGGCCAACGAGCGCGGCGTCACGGCGGTCCACGACATGGTGCGGCAGTCCCACGCGCCGCGCGCGTTCCGCGACCTCGACCTCGCGGGCGACCTCACGGTGCGCGTGCGCCTGAACTACTGGAGCGACCACCTCGACGCCCTCCTCGAAACCGGCCTGCGGACGAACCACGGCTCCGAGCTGGTCGAGGTCGGGGGCGTGAAGACCTACACGGACGGGAGTCTCGGCGGCCACACCGCGAAGCTCTCGGAGCCGTACGCGAACGCGCCCGAGGAGACCGGGCAGTGGGTGGTCGACCCCGACGAACTCGAATCACTCGTCGAGCGCGCCGACGACGCCGGCCTGCAGGTGACCGCGCACGCAATCGGCGACGAGGCCATCGACGCCGTGCTGGACGCCTACGAGGCCGCAAACGCCGACGCGCTCCGCCATCGCATCGAGCACGTCGAACTCGCCAGCGACGACGCCATCGAGCGCATGAGCGACCTCGGTGTGGTGGCGTCGATGCAGCCGAACTTCCTGAAGTGGGCCGGCGAGGACGGCCTCTACGAGAACCGCCTCGGCACGGCACGCCGCGAGGCGACCAACCGTTTCCCGGCCTATCTCGACGCCGGTGTGCCGCTGGCGTTCGGCAGCGACTGCATGCCACTGGACCCGCTGTTGGGCGTCCATCACGCGGTGAACGCGCCCGCCGAAACGCAATCGCTGTCGGTCACCGAGGCGCTGCGGGCGTACACGAGCGGCGGCGCGTACGCCGGCTTCCGGGAGGACGAACAGGGCGCAATCACGAAAGGCGCACTCGCGGACCTCGTGGTGCTCGACGAGTCCCCGTGGGAGAACCCCGAATCAATCCGGGACATCGACGTGGCCGCAACGATAGTGGACGGCGAGGTCGTCCACCGCGCGGACTGA
- the map gene encoding type II methionyl aminopeptidase, protein MADSVEVGSEAYEKYVEAGDILTDVMEAAADRVEVGATQLEVAEFAEERIRELGGEPAFPVNISVDEEASHAAPGADDDTEFGEEMVCLDVGVHVDGHIADAATTVDLSGNPELVEAAEEALDAAVDAVEPGVHTGEIGAEIQDVIEAYGYNPVVNLTGHGVDVFDAHTGPNVPNRKLDSGTELQVGDVLAIEPFATTGTGKVSEGSATEIYEVVGDGSVRDRRARQLLDDLEQFDGLPFAARWLDGPRAEMSLRRLEMADIVRSYPVLKEQEGALVSQDEHTLVVTEDGCEVTTN, encoded by the coding sequence ATGGCAGACAGCGTCGAAGTCGGTTCCGAGGCGTACGAGAAGTACGTGGAAGCCGGCGACATTCTGACGGACGTGATGGAGGCGGCCGCCGACCGCGTGGAGGTCGGGGCGACGCAACTGGAGGTCGCGGAGTTCGCCGAGGAGCGAATCCGGGAACTCGGCGGCGAACCGGCGTTCCCCGTGAACATCAGCGTGGACGAGGAGGCCAGCCACGCCGCGCCGGGCGCCGACGACGACACGGAGTTCGGCGAGGAGATGGTGTGTCTGGACGTCGGCGTGCACGTCGACGGCCACATCGCGGACGCCGCGACGACCGTCGACCTCTCCGGGAACCCCGAACTCGTCGAAGCCGCGGAGGAGGCGCTCGACGCCGCCGTGGACGCCGTCGAACCGGGCGTCCACACGGGCGAAATCGGCGCCGAGATTCAGGACGTCATCGAGGCCTACGGCTACAATCCCGTGGTCAATCTCACCGGGCACGGCGTCGACGTCTTCGACGCGCACACGGGGCCGAACGTCCCGAACCGGAAACTGGACTCGGGGACGGAACTGCAGGTCGGTGACGTGCTCGCCATCGAGCCGTTCGCCACCACCGGGACGGGGAAGGTCTCGGAGGGGTCGGCGACCGAGATTTACGAGGTCGTCGGCGACGGCAGCGTCCGGGACCGCCGCGCGCGCCAACTGCTCGACGACCTCGAACAGTTCGACGGCCTGCCGTTCGCGGCGCGGTGGCTGGACGGGCCGCGCGCGGAGATGAGTCTCCGCCGCCTCGAGATGGCGGACATCGTGCGGTCGTACCCGGTGTTGAAAGAACAGGAGGGCGCGCTCGTCAGCCAAGACGAGCACACGCTCGTCGTCACCGAAGACGGCTGCGAAGTCACGACGAACTAG
- the deoC gene encoding deoxyribose-phosphate aldolase, with protein sequence MNREEVAARIDHTVLGPETTPADVERVVEEADEYGLNVCIPPCYVADVRSYAPDDLTVATVIGFPHGQHTPAAKAAEAELAHEDGADELDVVTNVGRLKAGELDAVREDLEAVVDATDLPVKVIIETPLLDDDEKHEACQAAVDAGADMVKTATGFSDGGATVPDVELMSEYLPVKASGGVGDYADAVAMFDAGAERIGASSGVNIVETFDD encoded by the coding sequence ATGAACCGCGAGGAGGTCGCCGCCCGCATCGACCACACCGTACTCGGCCCCGAGACGACGCCAGCGGACGTCGAACGCGTCGTCGAGGAAGCCGACGAGTACGGGCTGAACGTCTGCATTCCGCCGTGTTACGTCGCCGACGTCCGGAGCTACGCCCCAGACGACCTCACCGTCGCCACCGTCATCGGGTTCCCCCACGGGCAGCACACCCCGGCGGCGAAAGCAGCGGAGGCCGAACTCGCGCACGAGGACGGCGCCGACGAACTCGACGTGGTGACGAACGTCGGCCGCCTGAAAGCCGGCGAACTGGACGCCGTGCGCGAGGACCTCGAAGCCGTCGTCGACGCCACCGACCTCCCGGTGAAGGTCATCATCGAGACGCCGCTGCTCGACGACGACGAGAAGCACGAGGCGTGTCAGGCCGCCGTCGACGCGGGCGCCGACATGGTGAAGACCGCGACCGGCTTCTCGGACGGCGGCGCGACGGTGCCGGACGTGGAACTGATGAGCGAGTACCTCCCCGTGAAGGCCAGCGGCGGCGTCGGCGACTACGCGGACGCAGTTGCGATGTTCGACGCGGGCGCCGAGCGCATCGGCGCGAGTTCCGGCGTGAACATCGTGGAGACGTTCGACGACTAG
- a CDS encoding cupin domain-containing protein, giving the protein METDSLADHDPVEAIDGVFLAELAVGENMSVQHVTIEPGADVPEHDHHHEQVGFVYEGELTFLVAGEEFTVAAGESYTIPGGEPHAALNESGERVRGLDVFSPPRENPDWQE; this is encoded by the coding sequence ATGGAGACTGACTCCCTCGCGGACCACGACCCCGTAGAGGCCATCGACGGCGTCTTCCTCGCCGAACTCGCGGTCGGCGAGAACATGAGCGTCCAGCACGTCACCATCGAACCCGGCGCGGACGTCCCGGAACACGACCACCACCACGAGCAGGTGGGCTTCGTCTACGAGGGCGAACTCACGTTCCTCGTGGCCGGCGAGGAGTTCACGGTCGCCGCCGGCGAGTCGTACACGATTCCCGGCGGCGAGCCCCACGCCGCGCTCAACGAGAGCGGCGAGCGCGTCCGCGGCCTCGATGTCTTCTCGCCGCCGCGCGAAAATCCGGACTGGCAGGAGTGA
- a CDS encoding isoaspartyl peptidase/L-asparaginase, whose amino-acid sequence MQVIVHGGAGASVDEPVPRQATLDEAADAGADEADPVDAVEAAIRVLEADSRFNAGTGGAVQSDGVIRTDAGLMTSDREAGAAASMPGVEAAVSVARAVMEETPHVLLNGVHAVDFAADIGIDVECDLWSEDTRERWDALDDRPEGGPLAHRDWLRDKFGATDPEGRDQKDHDTVGAVAFDGETLATATSTGGRWLALAGRVGDVPQIGSGFYAAPAGAASATGAGEDIAKATLTRRAVRHLESGLDAQAAADRAIEEFDDMTGSSAGVIVLGGDGTVGEAFNSEQMQTATV is encoded by the coding sequence ATGCAGGTCATCGTACACGGCGGCGCGGGCGCGAGCGTGGACGAACCAGTGCCGCGACAGGCGACTCTCGACGAGGCCGCGGACGCGGGCGCCGACGAGGCCGACCCTGTGGACGCAGTGGAGGCCGCAATCCGCGTTCTCGAAGCCGACTCCCGATTCAACGCGGGGACGGGCGGAGCGGTCCAGTCAGACGGCGTGATTCGGACGGACGCCGGCCTGATGACGAGTGATAGGGAGGCCGGAGCGGCGGCGTCGATGCCGGGCGTCGAGGCCGCCGTCTCGGTCGCTCGCGCCGTGATGGAGGAGACGCCACACGTCCTCTTGAACGGCGTCCACGCCGTCGACTTCGCGGCGGACATCGGCATCGACGTCGAGTGCGACCTCTGGAGCGAGGACACCCGCGAGCGCTGGGACGCGCTCGACGACCGCCCGGAGGGCGGCCCGCTCGCACATCGTGACTGGCTTCGGGACAAGTTCGGCGCTACGGACCCTGAAGGCCGCGACCAGAAGGACCACGACACGGTGGGCGCGGTGGCGTTCGACGGGGAGACGCTCGCGACGGCGACGTCGACGGGCGGTCGCTGGCTCGCGCTCGCAGGTCGCGTCGGTGACGTCCCTCAAATCGGCTCGGGGTTCTACGCGGCGCCGGCGGGTGCGGCATCGGCCACTGGCGCGGGCGAGGACATCGCGAAGGCGACGCTGACGCGGCGCGCCGTCCGCCACCTCGAATCCGGACTGGACGCGCAGGCGGCCGCCGACCGAGCCATCGAGGAGTTCGACGATATGACTGGGTCGTCCGCGGGCGTCATCGTGCTCGGCGGGGACGGGACGGTCGGGGAGGCGTTCAACTCCGAGCAGATGCAGACAGCGACGGTCTGA
- the icd gene encoding isocitrate dehydrogenase (NADP(+)) — protein sequence MSYENIDIPENGEKITYDEDTDEMEVPDNPIIPIIFGDGIGKDVAPAAQKVLDAAAEATGRNIEWARVLAGGSAREEFDENLPEETVEAIREHRVAIKGPLTTPVGAGFRSLNVALRKKLDLYANVRPTYYLDGVPSPVKNPEEMDMVNFRENTEDVYAGIEWEAGTDEVEKVRDFVEDDMGFDETIHQGDVGIGVKPITEFGTKRLVRRAIEYAIENDRDSVTLVHKGNIMKFTEGAFRDWGYEVAAEEFPEETIDEDTLWEEHDGDAPEDKVVVKDRIADNMLQQLLTRTENYDVLAMPNLNGDYLSDSAGAQIGGLGIAPGANFGDGRVLAEPVHGSAPKHAGKDKANPTAMILSGKLMLESIGWEDAAELVHDAVEAQISEHRVTYDLERQVEGGVKLSTSEYAEEVVERIEELA from the coding sequence ATGAGCTACGAAAACATCGACATCCCCGAGAACGGTGAGAAGATCACCTACGACGAGGACACCGACGAGATGGAAGTCCCCGACAACCCCATCATCCCCATCATCTTCGGGGACGGAATCGGGAAAGACGTCGCGCCCGCCGCGCAGAAAGTACTCGACGCCGCCGCGGAAGCGACCGGCCGTAACATCGAGTGGGCGCGCGTCCTCGCCGGAGGGTCCGCACGCGAGGAGTTCGACGAGAACCTCCCCGAGGAGACAGTCGAGGCAATTCGCGAGCACCGCGTCGCCATCAAGGGCCCGCTGACGACGCCCGTCGGCGCCGGCTTCCGCAGCCTCAACGTCGCGCTCCGCAAGAAACTGGACCTCTACGCGAACGTCCGCCCGACGTACTACCTCGACGGCGTTCCGTCCCCGGTCAAGAACCCCGAGGAGATGGACATGGTGAACTTCCGCGAGAACACCGAGGACGTCTACGCCGGCATCGAGTGGGAGGCCGGCACCGACGAAGTCGAGAAGGTACGCGACTTCGTCGAGGACGACATGGGCTTCGACGAGACCATCCATCAGGGCGACGTCGGCATCGGCGTCAAGCCCATCACGGAGTTCGGCACGAAGCGCCTCGTCCGTCGCGCCATCGAGTACGCCATCGAGAACGACCGTGACTCCGTCACGCTCGTCCACAAGGGCAACATCATGAAGTTCACCGAGGGCGCGTTCCGTGACTGGGGCTACGAGGTCGCCGCCGAAGAGTTCCCCGAGGAGACCATCGACGAGGACACGCTCTGGGAGGAACACGACGGCGACGCCCCCGAGGACAAGGTCGTCGTCAAGGACCGCATCGCGGACAACATGCTCCAGCAGCTCCTGACGCGAACGGAGAACTACGACGTTCTCGCGATGCCGAACCTCAACGGCGACTACCTCAGCGACTCCGCCGGCGCCCAGATCGGCGGCCTCGGCATCGCGCCGGGCGCGAACTTCGGCGACGGCCGCGTGCTCGCAGAGCCGGTCCACGGCTCCGCGCCCAAGCACGCCGGCAAGGACAAGGCGAACCCGACCGCGATGATTCTCTCCGGCAAGCTCATGCTGGAGTCCATCGGCTGGGAGGACGCCGCGGAACTCGTCCACGACGCCGTCGAAGCCCAGATTAGCGAGCACCGCGTCACCTACGACCTCGAACGGCAGGTCGAAGGCGGCGTCAAGCTCTCGACCTCCGAGTACGCCGAGGAAGTCGTCGAGCGCATCGAAGAACTCGCCTGA
- a CDS encoding tRNA (N(6)-L-threonylcarbamoyladenosine(37)-C(2))-methylthiotransferase — protein MAQYHIETYGCTSNRGESREIERRLRDAGHHKVEGADDADVAILNTCTVVEKTERNMLRRAEELEDETADLIVTGCMALAQGEEFADADVDAQVLHWDDVPEAVTNGECPTTTPDAEPILDGVIGILPIARGCMSNCSYCITKQATGRVDSPPVEENVEKARALVHAGAKEIRITGQDTGVYGWDEGERKLPELLERIATEIEGDFRVRVGMANPGGVHGIREELADVFAEHDEIYNFLHAPVQSGSDDVLEEMRRQHEVEQYLDIVETFDDRLEEWTLSTDFIVGFPTEDDQDHEQSMALLRETRPEKINVTRFSKRPGTDAADMKGLGGQTKKDRSKAMTDLKMDVVGDAHEEMVGTERDVLVTEQGTGDSVKCYDQSYRQIIVQNAAEYGLEPGDFATVEVTGHQTVYAFGEPVAPADADADGRASTTAD, from the coding sequence ATGGCCCAGTACCACATCGAGACGTACGGGTGTACCTCGAACCGCGGCGAGAGCCGCGAAATCGAGCGGCGCCTCCGCGACGCCGGCCACCACAAGGTCGAGGGGGCCGACGACGCGGACGTCGCCATCCTCAACACCTGTACGGTCGTGGAGAAGACGGAGCGCAACATGCTCCGACGGGCCGAGGAGTTGGAGGACGAGACGGCGGACCTCATCGTCACCGGCTGTATGGCGCTGGCGCAGGGCGAGGAGTTCGCCGACGCGGACGTCGACGCGCAGGTGCTGCACTGGGACGACGTGCCCGAGGCCGTGACGAACGGCGAGTGCCCGACGACGACGCCGGACGCCGAACCCATCCTCGACGGCGTCATCGGCATCCTCCCCATCGCCCGCGGCTGCATGAGCAACTGCTCGTACTGTATCACGAAGCAGGCGACCGGGCGCGTGGACTCCCCGCCCGTCGAGGAGAACGTCGAGAAGGCGCGCGCGCTCGTCCACGCCGGCGCGAAGGAGATTCGCATCACTGGACAGGACACGGGCGTCTACGGCTGGGACGAGGGAGAGCGCAAGCTCCCCGAACTCTTGGAGCGCATCGCCACCGAAATCGAGGGCGACTTCCGCGTCAGAGTAGGGATGGCGAACCCCGGCGGTGTCCACGGCATCCGCGAGGAACTCGCCGACGTGTTCGCCGAGCACGACGAAATCTACAACTTCCTGCACGCGCCCGTGCAGTCCGGCAGCGACGACGTGCTCGAAGAGATGCGCCGCCAGCACGAGGTCGAGCAGTATCTGGACATCGTGGAGACGTTCGACGACCGCTTGGAAGAGTGGACGCTGTCGACGGACTTCATCGTCGGCTTCCCGACGGAGGACGACCAGGACCACGAGCAGTCGATGGCCCTCCTGCGGGAGACCCGGCCGGAGAAGATCAACGTCACGCGGTTCTCCAAGCGCCCCGGCACGGACGCCGCGGACATGAAGGGGCTGGGCGGGCAGACGAAGAAGGACCGCTCGAAGGCGATGACCGACCTGAAGATGGACGTGGTCGGTGACGCCCACGAGGAGATGGTCGGCACGGAGCGCGACGTACTCGTCACCGAGCAGGGGACGGGGGACTCCGTGAAGTGCTACGACCAGTCCTACCGCCAGATTATCGTCCAGAACGCCGCCGAGTACGGCCTCGAACCCGGCGACTTCGCGACCGTCGAGGTCACCGGCCACCAGACCGTCTACGCGTTCGGCGAACCGGTCGCGCCCGCTGACGCCGACGCGGACGGCCGCGCGAGCACGACCGCCGACTGA
- a CDS encoding DUF5817 domain-containing protein yields MTYAVVGCTDCGALWVVEGRPDTSGCPRCERRHQFSKLRKFVQTDDEDHAREARASMLANRAGHGDAFAELDDFTTLGDFAEDAGMSDEEFLDSAGVDVEEVSAVEERVEQSGRSLGKREAVRTALRELDEPTEAEVKAFAAEHGVDGEYVERALDKLRRAGDVTESGDGFRLL; encoded by the coding sequence ATGACGTACGCGGTCGTCGGCTGCACGGACTGTGGCGCGCTGTGGGTCGTGGAGGGACGCCCCGACACCTCGGGCTGTCCGCGCTGCGAGCGGCGCCACCAGTTCTCGAAACTCCGGAAGTTCGTCCAGACCGACGACGAGGACCACGCCCGCGAGGCGCGGGCGTCGATGCTCGCGAACCGCGCGGGCCACGGCGACGCGTTCGCGGAGCTGGACGACTTCACGACGCTCGGCGACTTCGCGGAGGACGCGGGGATGAGCGACGAGGAGTTCCTCGACTCGGCAGGCGTCGACGTCGAGGAAGTGTCGGCCGTCGAGGAGCGCGTCGAGCAGTCCGGGCGCAGCCTCGGGAAGCGCGAGGCCGTGCGGACGGCGCTGCGCGAACTCGACGAACCCACGGAAGCCGAGGTGAAGGCGTTCGCGGCCGAGCACGGCGTCGACGGGGAGTACGTCGAGCGCGCGCTCGACAAACTCCGGCGTGCCGGCGACGTCACCGAGTCCGGCGACGGGTTCCGGCTACTGTAG
- the hmgA gene encoding hydroxymethylglutaryl-CoA reductase (NADPH) has product MTDASDLADRVQSGDLRLYELEEHADADTAAAARRELLERETEASLDATGAFTFDADHASETAVENLTGGTQLPLGIAGPLAVSGGSADDEFYLPMATTEGALVASVNRGCSAITAAGGANARVTKVGMTRAPVFRVADITEGAEVAEWVEDNFDALREAAEETTSHGELTEITPYVVGDNVFLRFAYDTKDAMGMNMATIATEAASEVVEAETPAELVALSGNLCSDKKPAAINAVEGRGRTVTADVTIPREVVEERFDTTPKAIEEANTRKNLVGSAKAGSLGFNAHAANTVAAVFLATGQDAAQVVEGSNAITTVEDRGEELYASVNFASLEVGTVGGGTKLPTQREALDVLGVRGGGDPAGSNADALAEIIAAGALAGELSLLAALASRHLSSAHAELGR; this is encoded by the coding sequence ATGACCGACGCCTCCGACCTCGCCGACCGCGTGCAGTCCGGCGACCTCAGGCTCTACGAACTGGAGGAGCACGCTGACGCCGACACCGCGGCCGCGGCGCGCCGCGAACTCCTCGAACGCGAGACCGAGGCCAGCCTCGACGCCACGGGCGCGTTCACGTTCGACGCCGACCACGCATCCGAGACGGCCGTCGAGAACCTCACTGGTGGCACCCAACTTCCGCTCGGTATCGCCGGCCCGCTCGCCGTCTCGGGCGGCAGCGCCGACGACGAGTTCTACCTCCCGATGGCGACCACGGAGGGCGCGCTCGTCGCGTCCGTGAACCGGGGTTGCTCGGCGATTACGGCGGCGGGCGGCGCGAACGCCCGCGTGACGAAAGTCGGGATGACGCGCGCCCCCGTGTTCCGGGTCGCGGACATCACCGAGGGCGCCGAAGTCGCTGAGTGGGTGGAGGACAACTTCGACGCGCTCCGCGAGGCCGCCGAGGAGACCACGAGTCACGGCGAACTCACCGAAATCACGCCGTACGTCGTCGGCGACAACGTCTTCCTGCGGTTCGCCTACGACACGAAGGACGCGATGGGGATGAACATGGCCACCATCGCCACCGAGGCCGCCAGCGAGGTCGTCGAGGCGGAGACGCCCGCGGAACTGGTCGCGCTCTCGGGGAACCTCTGCTCGGACAAGAAGCCCGCCGCCATCAACGCCGTCGAGGGCCGCGGCCGCACCGTCACCGCGGACGTCACCATCCCCCGAGAGGTCGTCGAGGAGCGCTTCGACACCACCCCGAAGGCCATCGAGGAAGCGAACACGCGCAAGAACCTCGTCGGCTCCGCGAAGGCCGGTAGCCTCGGATTCAACGCACACGCCGCGAACACCGTCGCTGCAGTCTTCCTCGCGACCGGGCAGGACGCCGCGCAGGTCGTCGAGGGCTCGAACGCCATCACGACCGTCGAGGACCGGGGTGAGGAGTTGTACGCCTCGGTGAACTTCGCGAGCCTCGAAGTCGGAACGGTCGGCGGCGGCACCAAACTCCCGACCCAGCGCGAGGCGCTGGACGTGCTCGGCGTGCGCGGTGGCGGCGACCCGGCCGGGTCGAACGCCGACGCGCTCGCGGAAATCATCGCCGCGGGCGCGCTCGCCGGTGAGCTCAGCCTGCTCGCCGCGCTCGCGTCCCGCCACCTCTCCTCGGCGCACGCCGAGCTCGGCCGCTGA